A genomic window from Cupriavidus basilensis includes:
- a CDS encoding xanthine dehydrogenase family protein molybdopterin-binding subunit — MSTSTVGSATPQVTAREKVMGRAVYAGDIKQAGMLHAKVLRSPYPHARIVRIDTAAARALRGVKLVLTGEDTPSRLWGTHRKEQRILAAGVVRHVGEEVAAVVAVDEETARDALDLIRVEYEELPAIFSPDAALADGAAELHPGTRNIAHEMHIERGDVEAGFARAAVVYEATYDMHSQYPGYLEPMATVAAQDGNGRLTVWASTQSVFLARARLAEALDRPVSTIRVIQAVTGGGFGAKIVEESNSLIAALLATRLDRPVRLVNNRLEDFLGARSSVPARVWLKMGLDAQGMIVAKDVNIVAECGAYAGLAGDVMHVTAMRSDNMHRVENVRSNAVLAYTNNPPRGAFRGFGGQQMQFPLNSHLTMLAEMLGMDPIEVHKRNAIRSGDTSVHGWKIGSSGLVECLEQTREAIQWDARRADASRRTGTRRRGLGIAAAMHVSGNRTLGNWDGSTIVLKVNEDGRVMLLTSECDMGQGANTMLSQICAQELGIALSHVTVSAPDTDVAPFCLGSLASRVTIISGNAVMRAAREAKQKLLAVAAGKLGVPQDELDLIDGVIRARHDDTTRATLAEIARLHIFRHGGEGLMVRATYDAPTVMHDANYYGNIAPAYSFAAQAVEVEVDTVTGQITLIDSFVSDDCGKAINPLAVHGQTHGATVQAIGWTLYEHVQVEDGRILNGNFADYTMPTADAVPALRTDVVESVEPNGPYGAKGASETAILPGAAAIANAVYDAIGVRIASLPITPEKVLAALRERKENEARHA; from the coding sequence ATGAGCACGTCGACAGTGGGAAGCGCCACGCCGCAAGTGACGGCGCGGGAGAAAGTGATGGGCAGGGCCGTGTATGCCGGCGACATCAAGCAGGCCGGCATGCTGCATGCCAAGGTGCTGCGCAGCCCGTATCCGCATGCCCGCATCGTTCGCATCGACACCGCGGCGGCGCGCGCGCTGCGGGGCGTCAAGCTGGTGCTGACCGGCGAGGACACGCCGTCGCGGTTGTGGGGCACGCATCGCAAGGAGCAGCGCATTCTTGCCGCTGGCGTGGTCCGCCACGTGGGTGAGGAGGTCGCCGCGGTGGTCGCGGTGGACGAAGAAACCGCACGCGATGCGCTGGACCTGATCCGCGTGGAGTACGAAGAACTGCCCGCCATCTTCAGCCCCGATGCAGCGCTTGCCGACGGCGCGGCGGAGCTCCACCCGGGCACGCGCAATATCGCCCATGAGATGCATATCGAGCGCGGCGACGTCGAAGCCGGCTTCGCTCGCGCCGCGGTGGTCTACGAGGCCACGTACGACATGCACTCGCAGTATCCCGGCTACCTGGAGCCGATGGCCACCGTGGCCGCCCAGGATGGCAATGGCCGGCTCACGGTCTGGGCCTCGACGCAGTCCGTGTTCCTGGCGCGCGCGCGCCTTGCCGAGGCGCTGGACCGGCCGGTGTCCACCATCCGCGTGATCCAGGCGGTCACCGGTGGCGGCTTTGGCGCCAAGATCGTGGAGGAGAGCAACAGCCTGATCGCGGCCTTGCTGGCAACGCGGCTCGACCGCCCGGTGCGCCTGGTCAACAACCGGCTCGAGGATTTCCTCGGCGCGCGCTCCAGCGTGCCGGCGCGGGTCTGGCTGAAGATGGGCCTGGATGCGCAAGGGATGATCGTCGCCAAGGACGTCAACATCGTGGCCGAGTGCGGCGCCTATGCGGGCCTGGCTGGCGACGTGATGCACGTTACCGCCATGCGCAGCGACAACATGCATCGCGTGGAGAACGTGCGCTCCAACGCCGTGCTCGCCTATACCAACAATCCGCCGCGCGGCGCGTTCCGCGGCTTCGGCGGCCAGCAGATGCAGTTCCCGCTGAACAGCCACCTCACCATGCTGGCCGAAATGCTAGGCATGGATCCCATTGAAGTCCACAAGCGCAATGCCATCCGCTCCGGGGACACCAGCGTGCATGGCTGGAAGATTGGCAGCAGCGGCCTGGTGGAATGCCTCGAGCAAACGCGCGAGGCAATCCAGTGGGATGCGCGCCGCGCCGATGCCTCGCGGCGAACCGGCACGCGCCGGCGCGGGCTCGGCATCGCGGCCGCCATGCACGTCAGCGGTAACCGCACGCTGGGCAACTGGGATGGCTCCACCATCGTGCTCAAGGTCAACGAGGACGGGCGCGTCATGCTGCTCACCAGCGAGTGCGACATGGGGCAGGGCGCCAACACCATGCTCAGCCAGATCTGCGCCCAAGAGCTGGGCATTGCGCTGTCGCACGTCACCGTGAGCGCGCCGGATACCGATGTGGCGCCGTTCTGCCTCGGCTCGCTGGCATCGCGCGTCACGATCATTTCCGGCAACGCAGTGATGCGGGCCGCGCGCGAGGCGAAGCAGAAGCTGCTGGCCGTGGCCGCCGGGAAGCTCGGTGTGCCGCAGGACGAACTGGACCTGATCGACGGCGTGATCCGCGCCCGTCATGACGACACCACGCGCGCCACGCTCGCCGAGATCGCGCGGCTGCATATCTTCCGCCATGGCGGCGAGGGCCTGATGGTGCGCGCCACTTACGATGCGCCCACCGTGATGCACGACGCCAACTACTACGGCAACATCGCGCCTGCCTACTCGTTCGCGGCGCAGGCTGTCGAAGTGGAAGTGGACACGGTGACCGGGCAGATTACGCTGATCGACAGCTTCGTGTCGGACGACTGCGGCAAGGCCATCAACCCCTTGGCCGTGCACGGCCAGACGCACGGCGCCACCGTGCAGGCGATCGGCTGGACGCTGTATGAGCATGTGCAGGTCGAGGATGGCCGCATCCTGAACGGCAACTTCGCCGACTACACCATGCCGACCGCTGACGCGGTGCCTGCGCTGCGCACGGATGTGGTCGAGTCCGTTGAGCCCAATGGGCCCTATGGGGCCAAGGGCGCCAGCGAAACCGCGATCCTGCCGGGCGCGGCGGCCATTGCCAATGCGGTCTATGACGCCATCGGCGTGCGCATTGCTTCGCTGCCCATCACGCCGGAGAAGGTGCTGGCCGCGCTGCGCGAGCGCAAGGAAAATGAGGCGCGCCATGCGTAA
- a CDS encoding Bug family tripartite tricarboxylate transporter substrate binding protein encodes MNLARRHVLATALAAIALGGGSAFALGYPAKPVTIVVAYPPGGDTDSMARMYAEKLSMRLKQPVIVENKPGAGGVVGNAMVGRAPADGYTLLFTPNPFTTAPMVLKLPASSSYDALHGFTPVIQTGTQTVLLVAYPGAGIKTVQEMVAAAKAGKPLTYATPGAGSPMHIAGEWLNRAAGVKIQHVPYRGVAPAVNDVVAGHVNFAYVTLGPVAQYINTGKLLALAVTDPKRSALLPNVPTLSELGYKDVVVGAWHGVMAPKGTPAEVVKLLNEQLNEIVRMPDIAEKMATFGAVPVGGAPAVLERINASDYERLGKVIKDFGITAE; translated from the coding sequence ATGAACCTTGCCCGCCGACACGTCCTTGCCACAGCGCTCGCCGCGATTGCCCTGGGAGGCGGCAGCGCCTTTGCGCTCGGTTATCCCGCCAAGCCGGTCACGATCGTGGTCGCCTATCCGCCGGGCGGCGACACGGACTCCATGGCGCGCATGTACGCCGAGAAGCTGTCGATGCGCCTCAAGCAGCCGGTGATCGTGGAGAACAAGCCAGGCGCTGGCGGGGTGGTCGGCAACGCCATGGTCGGACGCGCGCCGGCCGACGGCTACACGCTGCTGTTCACGCCCAACCCGTTCACGACGGCGCCGATGGTGCTCAAGCTCCCCGCCAGCTCCAGCTACGACGCGCTGCATGGCTTCACCCCGGTCATCCAGACCGGCACGCAGACCGTGCTGCTGGTGGCGTATCCGGGCGCCGGCATCAAGACGGTGCAGGAAATGGTGGCCGCGGCGAAAGCCGGCAAGCCGCTGACGTATGCCACCCCCGGCGCGGGTTCGCCCATGCATATCGCCGGCGAGTGGCTCAACCGCGCCGCTGGCGTGAAGATCCAGCACGTGCCGTACCGGGGCGTCGCGCCCGCCGTCAATGATGTCGTCGCAGGCCACGTCAACTTTGCCTACGTGACGCTGGGGCCGGTGGCCCAGTACATCAACACGGGCAAGCTGCTCGCGCTGGCCGTGACCGATCCGAAGCGCTCTGCGCTGCTGCCTAATGTGCCGACGCTGTCCGAGCTTGGCTACAAGGACGTCGTCGTAGGCGCATGGCACGGCGTCATGGCGCCCAAGGGCACGCCGGCCGAGGTGGTGAAGCTGCTCAACGAGCAGCTCAACGAGATCGTCAGGATGCCGGACATCGCCGAGAAGATGGCCACCTTCGGCGCGGTGCCGGTGGGCGGCGCGCCCGCCGTGCTGGAAAGGATCAATGCTTCCGACTACGAGCGGCTGGGCAAGGTCATCAAGGATTTCGGCATTACCGCCGAGTGA
- a CDS encoding MarR family winged helix-turn-helix transcriptional regulator produces MDLMKRAAGTTTDTGDKAVPPKTDCPWAQLDEQGSGLDVDDFLTTMLSQLVNALRRTVTLPYAEQFALTVPEWRLLALLAHARQLPFAELVLQSTSDKALVSRTLRLLEGRGLVKLDAEGNTPRKKLICSITPEGLALHEQVMPLARKGQAEVIRLLEPEERRAMYQALRKLHGLCVTPGRGDAGGGGGEGE; encoded by the coding sequence ATGGATCTGATGAAGCGCGCAGCCGGAACGACAACCGACACCGGCGACAAGGCAGTGCCCCCGAAAACCGACTGCCCCTGGGCGCAACTGGACGAGCAAGGCAGCGGGCTCGATGTCGACGACTTCCTGACGACGATGCTCAGCCAGTTGGTCAACGCGCTGCGGCGCACCGTGACGCTGCCCTACGCCGAGCAGTTCGCGCTCACGGTGCCCGAGTGGCGCCTGCTGGCCCTGCTGGCGCACGCACGGCAGCTGCCCTTTGCAGAACTGGTGCTGCAATCCACATCGGATAAGGCGCTGGTGAGCCGCACGCTGCGGCTGCTCGAAGGCCGCGGGCTGGTGAAGCTGGATGCCGAGGGCAACACCCCGCGCAAGAAGCTGATCTGCAGCATCACGCCGGAAGGCCTGGCGCTGCATGAGCAAGTGATGCCGCTGGCCAGGAAGGGCCAGGCGGAGGTGATCCGGTTGCTTGAGCCGGAGGAGCGCCGAGCGATGTACCAGGCGCTGAGGAAGCTGCACGGCCTGTGCGTGACGCCCGGGCGCGGTGACGCCGGCGGGGGCGGGGGCGAAGGCGAATAA
- a CDS encoding MFS transporter: MHVRARLLIGLATFFDGFDVIAIAATLPLLISMWSLTPGQIGFLIAAPSVGQLIGALLFPALAERFGRLNSIGWSAGIIGLMSIACGFAPSFEIFALLRIVQGLGLGGELPVAATYINEVTRAHGRGRFVLLYEVVFPIGLLISNAVGAWLVPRFGWTVMYFIGGAPVVLFFILRRAIPESPRWLAEKGRLAEADRALAAFESRAKGPLAPLGDVSAYDAMTGKHPRRRVRDLLSKAYIGRTLAVWMLWATCGFIQYGLSTWLPTIYKTVYHAPLQLALNLAAGASVLGVIGSLVCAMIVDKVGRKPVINVSFILCAISLALAGVFHAESVYVVAGLCALSLGFLASGFITAYVYTPELYPTSIRAMGCGFGGAWLKLAAIFAPTLVASTIGSGNLSIAFYALATVPFVAALTIHFLGIETKGKVLEQLEA; the protein is encoded by the coding sequence ATGCATGTCAGGGCACGGCTGCTGATCGGCCTGGCCACGTTCTTCGATGGCTTTGACGTCATCGCCATCGCCGCCACGCTACCGCTGCTGATCTCGATGTGGTCGCTCACGCCGGGGCAGATCGGCTTTCTGATCGCGGCGCCGTCGGTCGGGCAACTGATCGGCGCGCTGCTGTTTCCCGCGCTGGCCGAGCGCTTTGGCCGCCTGAACTCGATTGGATGGAGCGCGGGCATCATCGGGCTGATGAGCATCGCCTGCGGCTTCGCGCCCTCGTTCGAGATCTTTGCCTTGCTGCGCATCGTGCAGGGCCTTGGCCTGGGCGGTGAGCTGCCAGTGGCCGCCACTTATATCAACGAAGTGACGCGTGCCCACGGGCGCGGGCGCTTCGTGTTGCTATACGAGGTGGTGTTCCCGATCGGCCTGCTGATCTCCAATGCCGTCGGCGCGTGGCTGGTGCCGCGGTTCGGCTGGACGGTGATGTACTTCATCGGCGGCGCCCCAGTCGTCCTGTTCTTCATCCTGCGCCGGGCCATTCCCGAGTCGCCGCGCTGGCTGGCGGAGAAGGGCCGCCTGGCCGAAGCCGACCGTGCGCTCGCGGCGTTCGAGTCCCGCGCCAAGGGGCCGCTGGCGCCGCTGGGCGATGTATCCGCGTACGACGCGATGACCGGAAAGCACCCGCGCCGGCGTGTCCGGGACCTGCTGAGCAAGGCCTATATCGGCCGCACGCTGGCGGTGTGGATGCTGTGGGCGACCTGCGGCTTTATCCAGTACGGACTGTCGACCTGGTTGCCGACGATCTACAAGACGGTGTATCACGCACCGCTGCAACTGGCGCTGAACCTGGCCGCGGGCGCATCGGTGCTCGGGGTGATCGGCTCGCTGGTGTGCGCGATGATCGTCGACAAGGTGGGCCGCAAGCCGGTGATCAACGTCTCGTTCATCCTGTGCGCGATATCGCTGGCGCTGGCCGGCGTGTTCCACGCGGAGTCGGTGTACGTCGTGGCCGGGCTCTGCGCGCTTTCGCTCGGCTTCCTGGCAAGTGGCTTTATCACGGCCTACGTGTACACGCCGGAGCTGTATCCCACCAGCATCCGCGCCATGGGCTGCGGCTTTGGGGGCGCGTGGCTCAAGCTGGCGGCGATCTTCGCGCCGACGCTGGTGGCCAGCACGATCGGCTCGGGCAATCTCAGCATCGCTTTCTACGCGCTGGCGACGGTGCCGTTCGTGGCGGCGCTGACCATCCACTTCCTTGGCATCGAGACCAAGGGCAAGGTGCTCGAGCAACTCGAGGCCTGA
- a CDS encoding PDR/VanB family oxidoreductase, whose translation MSTSQSLSLRVQAMRFEARGIVSVELRDPHGHALPEYAPGAHIDLHLGNGLVRSYSLCGAPELRDRYVVGVLLDRGSRGGSRYVHEQLRVGSTLTVAAPRNHFALDEDAAHTVLVAGGIGVTPIVCMARRLHELGRSFTLLYCARSRAEAAFADELAAYGDAVRMHFDDEAGSPPDLSALLAGQAASTHFYCCGPGPMLNAFEAACAGHGYPEVHIERFAADPSVAAVQDGEYTVALASTGSELKVPAGKSLLDALLEAGIAVEHSCREGVCGSCETRVLEGIPEHRDGVLSKSERESNQTMMVCVSGCKGKRLVLDL comes from the coding sequence ATGAGTACCAGCCAATCCCTGAGCCTGCGCGTGCAGGCCATGCGTTTCGAAGCGCGCGGCATCGTCAGCGTGGAACTGCGCGATCCGCACGGGCATGCGTTGCCCGAGTACGCGCCGGGCGCGCATATCGACCTGCATCTGGGCAATGGCCTGGTGCGCAGCTACTCGCTGTGCGGCGCGCCGGAACTGCGCGACCGCTACGTGGTGGGCGTGCTGCTCGACCGCGGCAGCCGTGGCGGCTCGCGCTACGTGCATGAGCAACTGCGGGTGGGCAGCACGCTCACCGTGGCGGCGCCGCGCAACCACTTCGCGCTGGATGAGGATGCGGCTCACACGGTGTTGGTGGCCGGCGGTATCGGCGTGACGCCCATCGTGTGCATGGCGCGTCGGCTGCATGAGCTCGGGCGTTCCTTCACGTTGCTTTACTGCGCACGCTCGCGCGCGGAAGCCGCCTTCGCGGACGAACTGGCCGCCTATGGCGACGCGGTGCGCATGCACTTCGACGACGAGGCGGGCAGCCCGCCGGACCTGTCCGCGCTGCTCGCCGGGCAAGCTGCCAGCACGCACTTCTATTGCTGCGGCCCGGGCCCGATGCTGAATGCCTTCGAAGCCGCCTGCGCCGGCCATGGCTATCCCGAAGTGCATATCGAACGCTTCGCCGCCGACCCGTCGGTGGCGGCGGTGCAGGACGGCGAGTACACCGTGGCGCTGGCAAGCACGGGTAGCGAGCTGAAAGTGCCCGCAGGCAAGTCCTTGCTGGATGCCTTGCTCGAAGCGGGCATTGCGGTGGAGCACAGCTGCAGGGAGGGCGTATGCGGCTCGTGCGAAACGCGCGTGCTCGAAGGCATACCCGAACACCGCGACGGCGTGCTCAGCAAGAGCGAGCGCGAGTCGAACCAGACCATGATGGTTTGCGTGTCAGGCTGCAAAGGCAAGCGCCTGGTCCTGGACCTCTAA
- a CDS encoding VOC family protein, producing MNTILGIDEIVYGADDLDACRRFFADWGLTLVREDAAGLDFETLNGCRVLVRSTDDPALPAAMEDGPTLREVVWGVDTQAALDRIADAIRAEPGFVSTGEHGVQGVQGEQGERVGCTDPNGLAVRFQLTRKREVEVECAAMNTWNDKPRMNQRSPIYERATPIEVGHVVFFVKDVVATERFYTGKLGFVPSDHYPGRGAFLRCAPDGGHHDLFLLQLPQAKSGLNHVAFTVRDIHEVFGGGLHVSRSGWDTQLGPGRHPISSAYFWYFKNPAGGLIEYYADEDQLDADWEPRDFEPGPTMFAEWAVEGGLDGNTRRQKNAGGPQGKFLTEKR from the coding sequence ATGAACACGATTCTGGGCATCGACGAAATCGTCTACGGTGCCGACGACCTGGACGCCTGCCGGCGCTTCTTCGCCGACTGGGGCCTCACGCTGGTGCGCGAGGATGCCGCCGGGCTGGATTTCGAGACGCTGAACGGCTGCCGCGTGCTGGTGCGCAGCACCGACGACCCGGCACTGCCGGCGGCAATGGAAGACGGCCCGACGTTGCGCGAGGTGGTGTGGGGCGTGGACACGCAAGCTGCGCTGGACCGGATCGCGGATGCCATCCGCGCCGAGCCGGGCTTTGTCAGCACGGGCGAGCACGGCGTGCAGGGCGTGCAGGGCGAGCAAGGCGAACGCGTTGGCTGCACGGATCCGAACGGCCTGGCCGTGCGCTTCCAGCTGACCCGCAAGCGCGAGGTCGAGGTGGAGTGCGCCGCGATGAACACGTGGAACGACAAGCCGCGCATGAACCAGCGCAGCCCGATCTACGAACGCGCCACGCCGATCGAGGTAGGGCACGTGGTCTTCTTCGTCAAGGACGTGGTCGCCACCGAGCGTTTCTACACCGGGAAGCTGGGCTTCGTGCCGTCGGACCATTATCCGGGCCGTGGCGCCTTCCTGCGCTGCGCGCCGGACGGCGGCCACCACGACCTGTTCCTGCTGCAGTTGCCGCAGGCCAAGAGCGGGCTGAACCATGTAGCCTTCACCGTGCGCGACATCCACGAGGTGTTCGGCGGCGGCCTGCATGTGTCGCGCAGCGGCTGGGATACGCAGCTCGGCCCGGGCCGGCATCCGATTTCGTCAGCGTATTTCTGGTACTTCAAGAATCCGGCCGGCGGCTTGATCGAGTACTACGCCGATGAAGACCAGCTGGATGCCGATTGGGAGCCGCGCGATTTCGAGCCGGGCCCGACCATGTTCGCCGAGTGGGCGGTGGAAGGCGGGCTGGATGGCAATACGCGCAGGCAGAAGAACGCGGGCGGCCCGCAGGGCAAGTTCCTGACGGAGAAGCGCTGA
- a CDS encoding aldehyde dehydrogenase produces the protein MKQEILPICIAGQWRLGGGERYATRYPATGEVVAELNAASLDDVEEAVQGAHRAFLTSGWAQRKPHERAAVLHRVADLIRARAEPLAQRQRLDNGKPISETRALVASAAGTFQFFAAACETLEEALTPARGDFLTMSVHEAMGVVAAITPWNSPIASEAQKLAPALAAGNAVVIKPAEITPLMALELAAICEEAGVPKGLISVLPGKGSVIGDAITKHPLVRRVSFTGGTTTGRHIAHIAADKMMPVSLELGGKSPTMVFDDADLDHAVNGVLYGIFSSSGESCIAGSRLFVARSLYEPFMDRLAEGAARLRVGDPADERTQMGPLISDRHRDSIESYVALGVSEGGQLRTGGIRPAVAGCENGYFYTPTIIEGLDNSARVCQEEIFGPVLVAMAFDDEDDLIAQANDSVYALAAGVWTRDYKRAWRFARAVQAGNVWINTYKQFSISTPFGGWRDSGLGREKGRLGILQYMEQKSVYWGMHEQPLPWAN, from the coding sequence ATGAAGCAAGAGATTCTCCCCATCTGTATCGCAGGCCAGTGGCGCCTGGGCGGCGGCGAGCGCTACGCCACGCGCTACCCGGCCACCGGCGAGGTCGTCGCGGAGTTGAACGCGGCCAGCCTGGACGACGTGGAAGAGGCCGTGCAGGGCGCGCATCGCGCGTTCCTCACCAGCGGCTGGGCGCAACGCAAGCCGCACGAGCGTGCCGCGGTGCTGCATCGCGTGGCCGACCTCATCCGCGCGCGCGCCGAGCCGCTGGCTCAGCGCCAGCGCCTGGACAATGGCAAGCCCATCAGCGAGACGCGCGCGCTGGTGGCCAGCGCCGCCGGCACGTTCCAGTTCTTCGCGGCGGCCTGCGAAACCCTGGAGGAGGCCCTCACGCCCGCGCGTGGTGATTTCCTCACCATGAGCGTGCATGAAGCCATGGGCGTGGTGGCGGCGATCACGCCGTGGAATTCGCCCATCGCCAGCGAGGCGCAGAAGCTGGCGCCCGCGCTGGCCGCCGGCAACGCGGTGGTGATCAAGCCCGCCGAGATCACGCCGCTGATGGCGCTGGAACTCGCCGCCATCTGCGAGGAAGCCGGCGTGCCCAAGGGCCTCATCAGCGTGCTGCCGGGCAAGGGCTCGGTGATCGGTGACGCCATTACCAAGCACCCGCTGGTGCGCCGCGTGTCCTTCACCGGTGGCACCACCACGGGACGCCATATCGCCCACATCGCTGCCGACAAGATGATGCCGGTATCGCTGGAGCTGGGCGGCAAGTCGCCCACCATGGTGTTCGACGACGCGGATCTGGACCACGCGGTCAACGGCGTGCTCTACGGCATCTTCAGTTCCTCGGGCGAATCGTGCATCGCGGGTTCGCGCCTGTTCGTGGCACGTTCCTTGTATGAGCCTTTCATGGACCGCCTGGCCGAGGGCGCGGCGCGCCTGCGCGTGGGCGATCCGGCCGACGAGCGCACCCAGATGGGACCGCTGATCAGCGACCGCCACCGCGACTCGATCGAATCGTATGTGGCGCTTGGCGTATCCGAAGGCGGCCAGCTGCGCACGGGTGGCATCCGCCCTGCGGTGGCGGGCTGCGAGAACGGCTACTTCTACACGCCGACCATCATCGAGGGGCTGGATAACAGCGCCCGCGTATGCCAGGAGGAAATCTTCGGGCCGGTGCTGGTGGCGATGGCCTTCGACGACGAGGACGATCTGATCGCACAGGCCAACGACAGCGTGTACGCGCTGGCGGCGGGCGTATGGACGCGCGACTACAAGCGCGCGTGGCGCTTTGCGCGTGCGGTGCAGGCCGGCAATGTGTGGATCAATACGTACAAGCAGTTCTCGATCTCGACGCCGTTCGGCGGCTGGCGCGACAGCGGGCTGGGGCGCGAGAAGGGGCGACTGGGGATCCTGCAGTACATGGAGCAAAAGAGCGTGTACTGGGGCATGCATGAACAACCGCTGCCGTGGGCCAACTAA
- a CDS encoding aspartate dehydrogenase: MLHVSMVGCGAIGRGVLELLKSDPDVVFDVVVVPEAQMDQARHDVSALAPHARVATCLSQADGRPDLLVECAGHHALEEHIVPALERGIACMVVSVGALSEPGLAERLEAAARRGGTQVQLLSGAIGAIDALAAARVGGLDSVVYTGRKPPGAWKDTPAEALFDLDALTESTVIFEGTAREAARLYPKNANVAATLSVAGLGLDHTQVKLLADPGVDENVHHVEARGAFGGFELTMRGKPLAANPKTSALTVFSVVRALGNRAHAMSI; the protein is encoded by the coding sequence ATGCTGCACGTGTCGATGGTGGGATGCGGAGCGATCGGGCGCGGTGTGCTCGAGCTGCTCAAGAGCGATCCAGACGTGGTGTTCGACGTGGTGGTGGTGCCCGAGGCCCAGATGGACCAGGCCCGCCATGATGTCTCCGCGCTGGCGCCGCACGCACGGGTTGCCACCTGCCTGAGCCAGGCCGATGGACGGCCTGACCTGCTGGTGGAGTGCGCCGGCCACCATGCGCTGGAGGAGCACATCGTGCCGGCGCTGGAGCGTGGCATCGCCTGCATGGTGGTGTCGGTGGGCGCGCTCTCCGAGCCGGGCCTGGCCGAGCGGCTGGAAGCCGCGGCACGGCGCGGCGGCACGCAGGTGCAGCTACTCTCCGGTGCCATCGGTGCCATCGACGCACTGGCGGCAGCGCGCGTGGGCGGGCTGGACTCGGTGGTCTACACCGGGCGCAAGCCGCCCGGCGCGTGGAAGGACACGCCGGCCGAGGCACTGTTCGACCTCGACGCGCTGACCGAATCCACGGTGATCTTCGAGGGCACCGCCCGCGAAGCCGCGCGGCTCTATCCGAAGAACGCCAATGTGGCGGCTACGTTGTCGGTGGCCGGCCTCGGGCTGGACCACACGCAGGTCAAGCTGCTGGCGGATCCGGGCGTGGATGAAAACGTGCACCACGTGGAAGCGCGCGGTGCCTTCGGTGGTTTCGAGCTGACCATGCGCGGCAAGCCGCTGGCGGCGAACCCCAAGACTTCGGCGCTGACGGTGTTCAGCGTGGTGCGTGCGCTGGGCAACCGTGCCCACGCCATGTCGATTTAA